Proteins from a single region of Seriola aureovittata isolate HTS-2021-v1 ecotype China chromosome 9, ASM2101889v1, whole genome shotgun sequence:
- the mtg2 gene encoding mitochondrial ribosome-associated GTPase 2 isoform X1 — protein sequence MLATLSRVKTPRWLSPDILSGYIPRGNELSLFSRSSSPVSAAWRLRVRDVSTSSSLCAKVRGNKKKGELSEKKLTRHFVDQRRVKLVAGSGGKGACCFHSEPRKEWGGPDGGNGGDGGSIIIKADRFVKSLAQIIPIYKGEDGQSGGSKNCYGRNGSPTYVCVPLGTAVKEQGKTIVDLSEHGQEYLAAFGGAGGKGNRFFLSNENRAPMTATSGMLGEERVLQLELRTMAHAGLVGFPNAGKSSLLRAISNARPAVAAYPFTTLNPHVGIVNYRDHEQVAVADIPGIIRGAHLNRGLGISFLRHIERCRFLLFVLDLSTPEPWTQLQHLRYELDQYEPGLSQRPQAIIANKMDLPEAQEKLETLRSLVIERIIPVSALTGQNTEELILHLRELYDGYRQGQGSGKGKPTRS from the exons ATGTTGGCCACGTTGTCGAGAGTTAAAACCCCTCGGTGGCTTTCTCCGGACATACTTTCAGGGTACATACCAAGAGGAAACGAACTGAGCTTGTTCAGTCGCAGTAGTTCTCCAGTATCAGCGGCGTGGAGACTGAGAGTCAGAGATGTCAGCACCTCCTCCTCGCTGTGCGCCAAAGTCCGAGGAAACAAGAAGAAGGGAGAGCTGTCAGAGAAGAAGCTG ACCCGTCACTTTGTAGACCAGCGCCGTGTGAAGCTGGTGGCTGGTTCAGGTGGTAAAGGTGCCTGCTGCTTTCACAGTGAGCCCCGAAAAGAGTGGGGTGGACCGGATGGAGGgaatggaggtgatggaggaagCATCATTATCAAGG CTGATCGTTTTGTCAAATCATTGGCACAAATAATTCCGATTTACAAGGGAGAGGATGGGCAATCAGGGGGCAGCAAAAACTGTTACGGCCGGAACGGCAGCCCAACTTATGTTTGT GTACCATTAGGCACCGCTGTGAAGGAACAGGGCAAAACTATAGTGGACCTTTCTGAGCATGGTCAAGAGTATCTGGCTGCAtttggaggagctggaggaaagGGGAATCGATTCTTTCTGTCCAATGAGAACCGTGCCCCCATGACAGCAACCTCGGGAATGCTGGGCGAAGAGAGGGTCCTTCAGCTGGAGCTACGCACCATGGCCCATGCTGGACTG GTAGGGTTCCCTAATGCTGGAAAATCATCATTATTGAGAGCCATCTCCAATGCCAggcctgctgttgctgcttaCCCTTTTACAACACTCAACCCACATGTAGGAATTGTCAATTACAGGGATCATGAGCAAGTTGCAG TTGCTGACATCCCAGGCATTATTCGAGGAGCCCATCTAAATCGAGGCCTGGGCATCTCTTTCCTGCGTCACATAGAGCGCTGTCgtttcctcctctttgttcTGGACCTGTCGACTCCGGAGCCCTGGACTCAGCTCCAACACTTGCGTTATGAACTGGACCAGTATGAGCCTGGTCTGTCCCAGCGGCCTCAGGCCATCATAGCCAACAAAATGGACCTGCCTGAGGCCCAGGAGAAGCTTGAGACTCTCAGGAGCCTGGTCATTGAGCGGATCATCCCTGTGTCAGCTCTCACTGGACAGAACACAGAGGAGCTCATCCTCCACCTCAGAGAGCTGTATGACGGCTACCGCCAAGGACAAGGTAGTGGGAAAGGTAAACCCACCAGGTCATAG
- the mtg2 gene encoding mitochondrial ribosome-associated GTPase 2 isoform X2: protein MSAPPPRCAPKSEETRRRESCQRRSCEPRKEWGGPDGGNGGDGGSIIIKADRFVKSLAQIIPIYKGEDGQSGGSKNCYGRNGSPTYVCVPLGTAVKEQGKTIVDLSEHGQEYLAAFGGAGGKGNRFFLSNENRAPMTATSGMLGEERVLQLELRTMAHAGLVGFPNAGKSSLLRAISNARPAVAAYPFTTLNPHVGIVNYRDHEQVAVADIPGIIRGAHLNRGLGISFLRHIERCRFLLFVLDLSTPEPWTQLQHLRYELDQYEPGLSQRPQAIIANKMDLPEAQEKLETLRSLVIERIIPVSALTGQNTEELILHLRELYDGYRQGQGSGKGKPTRS, encoded by the exons ATGTCAGCACCTCCTCCTCGCTGTGCGCCAAAGTCCGAGGAAACAAGAAGAAGGGAGAGCTGTCAGAGAAGAAGCTG TGAGCCCCGAAAAGAGTGGGGTGGACCGGATGGAGGgaatggaggtgatggaggaagCATCATTATCAAGG CTGATCGTTTTGTCAAATCATTGGCACAAATAATTCCGATTTACAAGGGAGAGGATGGGCAATCAGGGGGCAGCAAAAACTGTTACGGCCGGAACGGCAGCCCAACTTATGTTTGT GTACCATTAGGCACCGCTGTGAAGGAACAGGGCAAAACTATAGTGGACCTTTCTGAGCATGGTCAAGAGTATCTGGCTGCAtttggaggagctggaggaaagGGGAATCGATTCTTTCTGTCCAATGAGAACCGTGCCCCCATGACAGCAACCTCGGGAATGCTGGGCGAAGAGAGGGTCCTTCAGCTGGAGCTACGCACCATGGCCCATGCTGGACTG GTAGGGTTCCCTAATGCTGGAAAATCATCATTATTGAGAGCCATCTCCAATGCCAggcctgctgttgctgcttaCCCTTTTACAACACTCAACCCACATGTAGGAATTGTCAATTACAGGGATCATGAGCAAGTTGCAG TTGCTGACATCCCAGGCATTATTCGAGGAGCCCATCTAAATCGAGGCCTGGGCATCTCTTTCCTGCGTCACATAGAGCGCTGTCgtttcctcctctttgttcTGGACCTGTCGACTCCGGAGCCCTGGACTCAGCTCCAACACTTGCGTTATGAACTGGACCAGTATGAGCCTGGTCTGTCCCAGCGGCCTCAGGCCATCATAGCCAACAAAATGGACCTGCCTGAGGCCCAGGAGAAGCTTGAGACTCTCAGGAGCCTGGTCATTGAGCGGATCATCCCTGTGTCAGCTCTCACTGGACAGAACACAGAGGAGCTCATCCTCCACCTCAGAGAGCTGTATGACGGCTACCGCCAAGGACAAGGTAGTGGGAAAGGTAAACCCACCAGGTCATAG